Proteins encoded by one window of Actinocorallia herbida:
- a CDS encoding class I SAM-dependent methyltransferase encodes MTASDAEAKASVAAMFDRSSATYEGLEGEYFAPMGRALVSRAGISPGSRVLDVGCGRGAVLAAAAAATGPSGAAVGIDLAPGMIERAAAAVADLPWVSVALGDAADPDFPDASFDAVLAGLVIFFLPAPEDALAAYRRVLRPGGRLAFTTFAAQDPLLGAVVKALTPLLPGGPVERPVDRFTGTASIGALLGDWDAVAFAVETFETPFAGKDALWDWFWSHGMRAVLERIPADRLDEARAIAYDAMDPAVGPGGGIFLRTSVRITTAIRPE; translated from the coding sequence ATGACTGCATCTGATGCGGAAGCGAAGGCCTCCGTCGCGGCGATGTTCGACAGGTCGTCCGCCACCTACGAAGGCTTGGAAGGCGAGTACTTCGCTCCGATGGGCCGCGCGCTGGTCTCCCGGGCCGGGATCTCCCCCGGGTCGCGCGTCTTGGACGTCGGATGCGGGCGCGGCGCGGTGCTGGCCGCCGCCGCGGCGGCCACCGGACCATCCGGCGCGGCGGTCGGCATCGACCTCGCGCCCGGCATGATCGAACGCGCGGCCGCGGCCGTCGCGGACCTGCCGTGGGTGTCCGTCGCGCTCGGCGACGCCGCCGATCCGGACTTTCCCGACGCCTCCTTCGACGCGGTCCTGGCCGGGCTCGTCATCTTCTTCCTGCCCGCGCCCGAGGACGCGCTCGCCGCCTACCGGCGCGTGCTGCGGCCAGGGGGGCGGCTCGCCTTCACCACGTTCGCGGCCCAGGACCCGCTGCTGGGCGCCGTCGTCAAGGCGCTGACCCCGCTGCTGCCGGGCGGGCCCGTCGAGCGGCCCGTCGACAGGTTCACCGGCACCGCCTCGATCGGCGCGCTGCTCGGCGACTGGGACGCCGTCGCGTTCGCCGTGGAGACGTTCGAGACGCCGTTCGCCGGAAAGGACGCGCTATGGGACTGGTTCTGGTCGCACGGCATGCGCGCGGTCCTCGAGCGGATCCCCGCCGACCGGCTCGACGAGGCCAGGGCGATCGCCTATGACGCCATGGATCCCGCGGTCGGCCCGGGCGGCGGGATCTTCTTGCGCACGTCGGTCCGGATCACCACGGCGATCCGCCCGGAGTAG
- a CDS encoding PLP-dependent aminotransferase family protein yields MVDVRQVSALEVARLLGSWRDGEGSAAGLLADAVERALHDGRLALGVRMPAERRLAEVLGLARGTVASAYRALRAAELITTRTGSGSVTALPPGLRGGLAPWPAGLSLTGGREAALDLTAAEPAAPFDALHAAVLGAADGLPSALAPDGPAAHLRAAIAAAYTDQGLPTREGHVLLTGGADAALALLIAAFVRRGARVVTDSPTYPGALALFRSAGARPVAQPLTGDGWDVAALGRTVAAAGPALTYLVPDFHNPTGLLMDDERRGALRRLLSAQDTLVVVDETLRDLDLRAAAPPPARIAAPGDRRTVTIGSLSKSLWPGLRVGWIRAHPAVIARSAALPVAHSLAPSPLDQLVALRLLDVRAEILDERRRRLRTQRDHLAARLRDLPWCRFALPQGGLSLWLELLDTDADRLTSRAAALGLALTPGHRFSPEGAHHRHLRLPFTLPPDLLDAAVDKLTRAHDTPHPDPS; encoded by the coding sequence ATGGTCGACGTGCGACAGGTCTCCGCCCTCGAAGTGGCCCGGCTGCTGGGCTCGTGGCGGGACGGCGAGGGCAGCGCGGCGGGACTTCTCGCCGACGCCGTCGAGCGGGCACTCCACGACGGCCGGCTCGCGCTGGGCGTCCGGATGCCCGCCGAACGGCGGCTCGCCGAGGTGCTCGGCCTGGCCCGGGGCACCGTCGCGAGCGCCTACCGGGCACTGCGCGCCGCCGAACTGATCACGACGCGCACCGGATCCGGCAGCGTCACCGCACTCCCGCCCGGGTTGCGGGGCGGCCTCGCCCCCTGGCCCGCGGGCCTCTCCCTCACCGGCGGGCGCGAGGCGGCCCTGGACCTGACGGCCGCGGAACCCGCCGCGCCCTTCGACGCGCTGCACGCCGCCGTACTGGGCGCGGCGGACGGCCTCCCGTCCGCGCTGGCCCCCGACGGGCCCGCCGCGCACCTGCGCGCCGCGATCGCCGCGGCCTACACCGACCAGGGCCTGCCCACCCGGGAAGGCCATGTGCTGCTGACCGGCGGCGCGGACGCGGCGCTCGCGCTGCTCATCGCCGCCTTCGTCCGGCGCGGCGCACGGGTCGTGACGGACTCGCCCACCTACCCGGGAGCGCTCGCCCTGTTCCGGTCGGCAGGCGCCAGGCCGGTCGCCCAGCCCCTGACCGGCGACGGCTGGGACGTCGCGGCCCTGGGCCGCACCGTCGCCGCGGCGGGCCCCGCGCTCACCTACCTCGTCCCGGACTTCCACAACCCGACCGGGCTGCTCATGGACGACGAGCGGCGCGGTGCCCTGCGCCGCCTCCTGTCCGCGCAGGACACCCTCGTGGTGGTGGACGAGACCCTGCGCGACCTCGACCTGCGCGCGGCCGCACCGCCGCCCGCGCGGATCGCCGCGCCGGGCGACCGGCGGACGGTGACGATCGGCTCGCTCAGCAAGTCCCTGTGGCCGGGGCTCCGCGTCGGCTGGATCAGGGCGCACCCCGCCGTGATCGCGCGGTCGGCCGCGCTGCCCGTCGCGCACTCCCTGGCGCCTTCCCCGCTGGACCAGCTCGTCGCGCTCCGGCTCCTCGACGTCCGCGCCGAGATCCTCGACGAGCGCAGACGCCGCCTCAGGACCCAGCGCGACCACCTCGCGGCCCGCCTACGCGACCTCCCCTGGTGCCGCTTCGCGCTCCCGCAAGGCGGCCTCTCCCTCTGGCTGGAACTCCTCGACACCGACGCCGACCGCCTGACCTCACGCGCCGCGGCCCTGGGCCTGGCCCTCACCCCAGGCCACCGCTTCTCCCCCGAAGGCGCCCACCACCGCCACCTCCGCCTCCCCTTCACCCTCCCCCCGGACCTCCTCGACGCCGCCGTCGACAAACTCACCCGAGCCCACGACACCCCCCACCCCGACCCCTCCTAG
- a CDS encoding MFS transporter, with protein MHRNRRMWPLYAAGFTTAFGAHGIAASLGADDAVTSLLVLGGLLALYDAAEVVLKPVFGSLADRIGARPVLLGGLAAFAASSALYVVADGPAWLWAARLGQGAAASAFSPAASALVARMTPEEERGRAFGGYGFYKSLGYTLGPLLGAVILWAGGLRELFAVLAVLGAAVALWAALAVPALPPLPRARQTVLDLARRLSAPEFWRPTAALAGATAALSVGVGFLPVSGAAAGLGPVATGAAVSVLALCGALVQPRAGRALDEGRLSASRGLGTGLALTAAGLACAMLPGVAGVLLAAVLIGVGTGLITPLGFATLAASTPKERLGQTMGSAELGRELGDAGGPLLVAVVATAASLAYGYGALALLLAVAPAVMLARSLRARPATDPGA; from the coding sequence ATGCACCGGAACCGAAGGATGTGGCCGCTGTACGCGGCCGGGTTCACCACCGCTTTCGGAGCGCACGGCATCGCCGCGAGCCTCGGCGCGGACGACGCGGTGACGTCGCTGCTCGTCCTCGGCGGCCTGCTGGCGCTGTACGACGCCGCCGAGGTCGTGCTGAAACCGGTGTTCGGCTCCCTCGCCGACCGGATCGGCGCCCGGCCCGTCCTGCTCGGCGGGCTCGCCGCCTTCGCCGCGTCCTCCGCCCTGTACGTCGTGGCCGACGGGCCGGCCTGGCTGTGGGCGGCCCGGCTCGGGCAGGGCGCGGCGGCGTCGGCCTTCTCCCCGGCGGCCTCGGCGCTGGTCGCCCGGATGACGCCGGAGGAGGAGCGCGGCAGGGCCTTCGGAGGCTACGGCTTCTACAAGAGCCTCGGCTACACCCTCGGCCCGCTGCTCGGCGCGGTCATCCTGTGGGCGGGCGGGCTGCGCGAGCTGTTCGCGGTGCTCGCCGTGCTCGGCGCGGCAGTGGCGCTCTGGGCGGCGCTCGCCGTGCCGGCGCTGCCGCCGCTGCCGCGCGCCCGCCAGACCGTGCTCGACCTGGCGCGGCGGCTGTCGGCGCCGGAGTTCTGGCGGCCGACCGCCGCGCTCGCGGGCGCGACCGCGGCGCTGTCCGTCGGCGTGGGCTTCCTCCCGGTCTCCGGCGCCGCGGCGGGCCTCGGCCCCGTGGCGACGGGCGCCGCGGTCTCGGTGCTCGCCCTGTGCGGCGCACTCGTCCAGCCCCGCGCCGGACGCGCACTCGACGAGGGCAGGCTCTCCGCGTCCCGCGGCCTCGGCACCGGTCTCGCGCTGACCGCTGCGGGCCTGGCCTGCGCGATGCTGCCGGGCGTCGCGGGGGTGCTGCTCGCCGCGGTGCTCATCGGCGTCGGCACCGGCCTCATCACCCCGCTCGGGTTCGCCACCCTCGCCGCGTCGACCCCCAAGGAGCGGCTCGGCCAGACGATGGGCTCGGCCGAGCTCGGCAGGGAGCTCGGTGACGCGGGCGGCCCGCTGCTCGTCGCCGTCGTCGCCACCGCGGCGTCCCTCGCCTACGGCTACGGCGCCCTTGCCCT
- a CDS encoding SGNH/GDSL hydrolase family protein, giving the protein MSGAVKKEIRSFVALGDSFTEGLNDPYRPDEFRGWADRLAGHLDAARPGLLYANLAVRGKLLRQIAEDQVPRAVEMRADLYTISAGGNDMIRPGADPDEMAVVYRDALAALRGTGAEVVVFTGFDPKFRGLNGRASDGRFRGKVATYNLHIRSIADRLGLTVVDLWSMPVLNADPAWHEDRLHLTPEGHSRLALAVAERLGVPVEGDWRAPWPLPSAKTWQDARREDLHWARAYFAPWVQRRLKGISSGDGRAPKRPDLKPL; this is encoded by the coding sequence GTGAGTGGTGCGGTGAAGAAGGAAATTCGATCTTTTGTGGCCCTCGGTGACAGCTTCACCGAGGGGTTGAACGACCCCTACCGGCCGGACGAGTTCCGCGGTTGGGCCGACCGGCTCGCGGGGCACCTCGATGCCGCCCGGCCCGGTCTGCTGTACGCGAACCTCGCGGTGCGGGGCAAGCTGCTGCGCCAGATCGCCGAGGACCAGGTGCCGCGGGCCGTGGAGATGCGGGCCGACCTGTACACGATCTCCGCGGGCGGCAACGACATGATCCGCCCCGGCGCCGACCCCGACGAGATGGCCGTCGTCTACCGCGACGCCCTCGCCGCGCTGCGCGGGACGGGCGCCGAGGTCGTCGTGTTCACCGGGTTCGACCCGAAGTTCCGGGGCCTCAACGGCCGCGCGAGCGACGGGCGCTTCCGCGGGAAGGTCGCCACCTACAACCTGCACATCCGGTCGATCGCCGATCGCCTCGGCCTGACCGTCGTCGACCTGTGGTCGATGCCCGTGCTGAACGCCGACCCCGCCTGGCACGAGGACCGCCTGCACCTCACCCCCGAAGGCCACAGCCGTCTCGCCCTCGCCGTGGCCGAGCGGCTCGGCGTCCCCGTCGAAGGCGACTGGCGCGCCCCCTGGCCCCTGCCCTCCGCCAAGACCTGGCAGGACGCCCGCCGTGAAGACCTCCACTGGGCGCGCGCCTACTTCGCCCCCTGGGTCCAACGCCGCCTCAAGGGCATCTCCTCCGGAGACGGCCGCGCCCCCAAACGCCCCGACCTCAAGCCCCTCTAG
- a CDS encoding ornithine cyclodeaminase family protein: MPAFPVHTAPEIRAAVGVDDLLEPVAEALAAFSTVEGARAPISVLPLKNGGDAHLKAAYLPGMPHFVVKVATWFPANRALGLPEGGGFVALLDARTGTVTAVLEDEHHLSDLRTAAAGAVSARALARPDASRVTVMGTGRQARLQAHALTRVRGIDHVTVWGRTPEGAARLVGQLREDLPDLPVEAVADPEAAVRDADVIITATAGTSPVLRGDWLRPGQHITALGADDEHKRELDAGVFARATRIFVDGRDLNLRYGDVHAAVAAGEITPDRITGELGEVLSGRTPGRRTSSDITLAKLIGIGPQDLAAAETAVALLTP, translated from the coding sequence ATGCCCGCGTTCCCCGTCCACACGGCCCCGGAGATCCGCGCGGCCGTCGGCGTCGACGACCTCCTGGAGCCGGTGGCCGAGGCGCTCGCCGCCTTCAGCACGGTGGAAGGGGCCAGGGCCCCGATCTCGGTGCTTCCCCTGAAGAACGGCGGCGACGCCCACCTCAAGGCCGCCTACCTGCCTGGGATGCCGCACTTCGTCGTCAAAGTGGCGACCTGGTTCCCCGCCAACCGCGCGCTCGGACTGCCCGAAGGCGGCGGGTTCGTCGCCCTCCTCGACGCCCGTACCGGGACCGTCACCGCGGTGCTGGAGGACGAGCACCACCTGTCCGATCTGCGGACCGCCGCGGCGGGCGCCGTCAGCGCCCGCGCCCTCGCCCGCCCCGACGCCTCCCGCGTCACCGTGATGGGCACCGGCAGGCAGGCGCGGTTGCAGGCCCACGCGCTCACCCGGGTCCGCGGCATCGACCACGTGACCGTCTGGGGACGCACCCCCGAAGGCGCGGCCCGCCTCGTCGGGCAGCTCCGCGAAGACCTCCCCGACCTGCCGGTCGAAGCCGTCGCCGACCCGGAGGCCGCCGTCCGCGACGCCGACGTGATCATCACCGCCACCGCCGGCACCTCTCCCGTCCTCCGGGGCGACTGGCTCCGCCCCGGCCAGCACATCACCGCGCTCGGCGCCGACGACGAGCACAAGCGCGAACTGGACGCCGGAGTCTTCGCCCGCGCGACCCGGATCTTCGTGGACGGCCGCGACCTGAACCTCCGCTACGGCGACGTGCACGCCGCCGTGGCCGCAGGCGAGATCACCCCCGACCGCATCACCGGCGAACTCGGCGAAGTCCTGTCCGGCCGCACCCCCGGCCGCCGCACGTCCAGCGACATCACGCTCGCCAAACTCATCGGCATAGGCCCCCAGGACCTGGCCGCCGCCGAAACCGCCGTCGCCCTCCTCACCCCCTGA
- the rsgA gene encoding ribosome small subunit-dependent GTPase A, protein MASGFPSPRSLPSHESLEAFGYDASLAAHLESGLEPGRVVRVDRGACVVVTAGGTRQAVNRLAEPVRPCVGDWAGVTSGREAVVRQILPRRTAIVRAAAAPGVSAGQVLAANVDIVYIAEPAVPEIDLGRIERLLALVWESGARPVVLITKADLAGTVLPESELDKVVRAAPGAEVVAVSSVARTGLEGLAPLPGETAVVLGRSGAGKSTLVNALAGREAMATGEIREADGRGRHTTVHRELLLLPGGGMVIDTPGLRSIGLQADGEGVSRTFADLAELAEECRFTDCAHTTEPGCAVTRAVADGTLPERRLASWRKLQREAEWAASRTDARLRAERENRWKSIHKEMRGRNRP, encoded by the coding sequence GTGGCATCGGGATTTCCTTCACCTCGTTCACTTCCGTCACACGAGTCCCTTGAGGCATTCGGCTATGACGCGTCTCTCGCCGCGCATCTCGAATCCGGGCTCGAACCGGGCCGGGTCGTCCGGGTCGATCGCGGCGCCTGCGTCGTCGTCACCGCCGGAGGCACCCGCCAGGCCGTCAACCGGCTCGCCGAGCCGGTGCGCCCCTGCGTCGGCGACTGGGCGGGCGTCACGTCCGGCCGGGAGGCCGTGGTCCGACAGATCCTGCCTCGCCGCACCGCGATCGTCCGGGCCGCCGCGGCGCCCGGCGTCTCCGCGGGCCAGGTGCTCGCCGCCAACGTCGACATCGTCTACATCGCCGAGCCGGCGGTGCCCGAGATCGACCTCGGCCGGATCGAGCGGCTGCTCGCCCTCGTCTGGGAGAGCGGCGCCCGCCCCGTCGTGCTGATCACCAAGGCCGATCTGGCGGGCACCGTGCTGCCCGAGTCCGAGCTCGACAAGGTGGTCAGGGCCGCGCCCGGCGCCGAGGTCGTCGCGGTCTCCTCGGTCGCCCGCACCGGTCTCGAGGGCCTGGCGCCCCTGCCGGGCGAGACCGCGGTCGTGCTCGGCCGCTCCGGCGCGGGCAAGTCCACCCTGGTCAACGCGCTCGCCGGGCGCGAGGCGATGGCCACCGGCGAGATCCGCGAGGCCGACGGCCGGGGCAGGCACACCACCGTCCACCGGGAGCTGCTGCTCCTGCCGGGCGGCGGCATGGTCATCGACACCCCCGGACTCCGCTCGATCGGCCTCCAGGCCGACGGCGAGGGCGTGTCCCGCACCTTCGCCGACCTCGCCGAACTCGCCGAGGAGTGCCGCTTCACCGACTGCGCCCACACCACCGAACCGGGCTGCGCGGTCACCCGGGCCGTCGCCGACGGCACCCTCCCGGAGCGCCGGCTGGCCTCCTGGCGCAAACTCCAGCGCGAAGCCGAATGGGCGGCCTCCCGCACCGACGCCCGCCTCCGCGCCGAACGCGAGAACCGCTGGAAGTCCATCCACAAGGAAATGCGAGGCCGCAACCGCCCCTGA
- a CDS encoding bifunctional 3'-5' exonuclease/DNA polymerase, protein MNIAVAWGEDEEGDLQVLEGAVPVGPPRTVPDLAAEVARLERAEEPRWVWESSARDYARLLASGVRVARCYDLELIEGLLLARENGFGEPRSAAAALARRQGLPAPAEHRHEAQPSLFGGAPATPLADVVAVHRAQEAELGPLRLLAAAESAGGLAAAEMSREGVPWRTDVHDELLTGLLGPRPAPGMRPRLLQDLADGISAAFGGHLNPDSPKQLLKAFAAAGHTVASTRAWELRGVDHPAVAAVLEYKELARLYTAHGWSWMDSWVRDGRFRPEYVVGGVVSGRWASRGGGALQIPKVLRRAVVADPGHVLVVADAAQLEPRVLAALADDAAFAAAAAQGDLYAALADAFPEAPDGPSPRDKAKIAMLSAMYGGGTGEAVALLAVLRGRFPAAFGYVEAAARAGERGQAVSSLLGRASPAGDAAYRELITTSAGRSAALSRGRFTRNFVVQATAAEWALAFLALLRGRLLAGPAEIVFFQHDEVIVHTPEADAEAVAAEVEEAAEQARRLLFADTPVVFPLHTSVVDCYADAK, encoded by the coding sequence GTGAACATAGCGGTGGCCTGGGGCGAGGACGAAGAGGGCGACCTCCAGGTCCTCGAAGGCGCCGTGCCCGTGGGGCCTCCCCGCACCGTGCCCGATCTGGCCGCGGAGGTGGCCCGGCTGGAACGCGCGGAAGAACCCCGCTGGGTGTGGGAGTCCTCCGCGCGGGATTACGCCCGCCTGCTCGCGTCCGGCGTGCGCGTGGCCCGCTGCTACGACCTGGAGCTGATCGAGGGCCTTCTCCTCGCCCGGGAGAACGGCTTCGGCGAGCCGAGGTCGGCCGCCGCGGCGCTGGCCCGCAGGCAGGGCCTCCCCGCACCCGCCGAGCACCGTCACGAGGCGCAGCCCTCGTTGTTCGGGGGCGCTCCGGCCACCCCGCTGGCCGACGTGGTGGCCGTCCACCGCGCCCAGGAGGCGGAGCTGGGCCCGCTGCGGCTGCTGGCGGCCGCCGAGTCCGCGGGCGGCCTCGCCGCCGCCGAGATGAGCCGCGAGGGCGTCCCCTGGCGCACCGACGTCCACGACGAGCTGCTGACCGGCCTCCTCGGCCCCCGTCCGGCCCCCGGCATGCGGCCCCGCCTCCTCCAGGACCTCGCTGACGGGATCAGCGCCGCGTTCGGGGGACACCTGAACCCGGACTCGCCCAAGCAGCTCCTGAAGGCGTTCGCGGCGGCGGGCCACACGGTCGCGTCCACCCGGGCCTGGGAGCTGCGCGGGGTCGATCACCCGGCGGTGGCCGCGGTACTGGAGTACAAGGAACTGGCCCGCCTCTACACCGCGCACGGCTGGTCCTGGATGGACTCCTGGGTGCGCGACGGAAGGTTCCGGCCCGAGTACGTCGTCGGAGGCGTGGTGTCCGGCCGGTGGGCGAGCCGGGGAGGCGGCGCCCTCCAGATCCCCAAGGTGCTGCGCCGCGCGGTCGTCGCCGACCCGGGCCATGTCCTGGTCGTCGCCGACGCCGCCCAGCTCGAACCCCGGGTGCTCGCCGCGCTCGCCGACGACGCGGCCTTCGCCGCGGCCGCCGCGCAGGGCGACCTGTACGCGGCGCTCGCCGACGCCTTCCCCGAGGCACCGGACGGCCCCTCCCCCCGCGACAAGGCCAAGATCGCCATGCTGTCGGCGATGTACGGCGGCGGCACCGGCGAGGCGGTCGCCCTGCTCGCGGTGCTGCGCGGGCGCTTCCCCGCGGCCTTCGGCTACGTGGAGGCCGCGGCGCGGGCCGGCGAGCGCGGCCAGGCCGTCAGCTCCCTGCTCGGCAGGGCGAGCCCGGCGGGGGACGCCGCCTACCGGGAGCTGATCACCACCTCGGCGGGCCGGTCGGCGGCGCTGTCGCGCGGGCGCTTCACCCGCAACTTCGTCGTGCAGGCCACCGCCGCGGAGTGGGCGCTGGCGTTCCTCGCGCTGCTGCGCGGCAGGCTGCTCGCCGGGCCCGCCGAGATCGTCTTCTTCCAGCACGACGAAGTGATCGTGCACACGCCGGAGGCCGACGCCGAAGCCGTCGCCGCGGAGGTCGAGGAGGCCGCAGAGCAGGCCAGACGCCTTCTTTTCGCCGACACCCCCGTCGTCTTCCCCCTGCACACTTCGGTGGTCGACTGCTACGCCGACGCGAAGTAG
- a CDS encoding PhzF family phenazine biosynthesis protein, with product MSLEYRHVDVFAAEPFTGNSLAVFPDRPDLTGAQMLAVTQELRHFETIFLRPTDAPDAFEARVFDLIEELDFAGHPILGAAAVLHERAGGAGTREWRFRLPRKTVQVTTRHTEGHFQAALDQGRPEFLGTVPPDGRAEIAEALRLPSGALADLPLEVVSTGLRYLVVPVRGRLVEARIVRQDFADLLARHGAQFAYLLDVDGLEGRHWNNDGVMEDVATGSAAGCVGAYLARHGVVPAGREFILRQGRFTGRPSRIGVLPEGSPDDLENIRVSGAVAMTARGTLDAVPAKTEES from the coding sequence ATGTCACTCGAGTACCGGCACGTCGACGTGTTCGCGGCCGAACCGTTCACCGGCAACAGCCTCGCCGTCTTCCCCGACCGCCCCGACCTGACGGGCGCCCAGATGCTCGCCGTCACCCAGGAGCTGCGCCACTTCGAGACGATCTTCCTGCGGCCCACCGACGCGCCGGACGCGTTCGAGGCCCGGGTGTTCGACCTCATCGAGGAACTGGACTTCGCCGGGCACCCGATCCTCGGGGCCGCCGCCGTCCTCCACGAGCGGGCTGGGGGCGCCGGGACTCGGGAGTGGCGGTTCCGGCTCCCGCGCAAGACCGTCCAGGTCACCACGCGTCACACCGAGGGCCACTTCCAGGCCGCGCTCGACCAGGGCAGGCCCGAGTTCCTCGGCACCGTGCCCCCCGACGGCAGGGCGGAGATCGCCGAGGCGCTGCGGCTCCCCTCCGGGGCGCTCGCCGATCTGCCCCTCGAGGTCGTCTCGACCGGCCTGCGCTACCTCGTCGTCCCCGTGCGGGGGCGGCTGGTGGAGGCGCGGATCGTCCGCCAGGACTTCGCCGACCTGCTCGCCCGGCACGGCGCGCAGTTCGCGTACCTGCTCGACGTCGACGGCCTGGAGGGCAGGCACTGGAACAACGACGGCGTCATGGAGGACGTGGCGACGGGAAGCGCCGCCGGATGCGTCGGCGCCTACCTGGCGCGGCACGGCGTCGTGCCCGCCGGGCGGGAGTTCATCCTCCGGCAGGGCCGCTTCACCGGCCGGCCGAGCAGGATCGGCGTCCTCCCGGAGGGCTCCCCCGACGACCTCGAGAACATCCGCGTCTCCGGAGCCGTCGCGATGACGGCCCGCGGCACCCTCGACGCGGTTCCGGCGAAGACCGAGGAGTCCTGA